The sequence TATATACATAGTATATTACTGTTCATAGTCATATCCTTTTCTTACCTTCTCTATCGAATGACTGATAAAAAACATGAGTCACTGTGCATGGGTTTAGCAATTAATTAACTAATTTACCGGAGTCACTATTAGAGTCAGTTCGACTGCTTAGAAGAACTGCTGGTTGTCAGGATTATGATGGGGGCATTCAGCTGTAATGTGACCCATCGCATCACAATGCTCACACCACTGTTGTCTTCCTGCTGTGGAATCTACTGGTGCAGGGGGGTCGAAAATGGGTAATGATTCCACGGCTGGTTGTGCTTGAGCCTGTTCCAACTGTTTGATCCTTTCTTTAGCCTCTTCAAGTTTTTTCGTTAAGGATGCTACCTCCTCCGATGAGGAATCTTGTGGTTTTGTCGAAAATAATTCCTTGCTCAAGTTTTGGTATTCTTTACTTAGCGAATCGTTATGCATTTTCAACTGTTCGCGTTCTTTAGCCCACTTCGTCTTGTGCAATTCGAATTGGTCTTCTATGTTGCGTAATTGTTCCACCTGTTTTTTCAGGAGTTCGACATCTTCGTTGCTACCAGTGAGTTGGCTATGAGAAAGATTTCtttcttcgttttctttgatctCTTCGTGCAATTGGCTTACGACAGCAAGTAGCTGTTCATTCTCAGAGTCAAAAAACTGCTTTTGTTTAGCCTGTTGTCTGCGTTCCAGTTCCAGTTGCTGCTTGAGATGGTCGAtctctttctctctttcttgTATTGTGGCTTCATATCTATCAAAAGTCGGTTGTACTTCTTCGAGGACCATTCTTTGGTCATCCAGTAGCCTCTTGTAGTGTAGTTGTTTCCTTTGTAACTTTTCGATGGTCAATTGAGCTTCTCGTAATTCAATTGTAACTTCGCTGCTATTATAGTCATTCATGTGGCCGTTGTCCGGTTTCCAGTCGTTGCTGGTGTTGTGATTAGCCTTTCTCTCGGATGATAGAATAGAATCAACCTCCATTCTGTCTTCTCTATTATCGTAGGCAAATTCTTGCTGGTGATGGTGATCCGACGCCTCTTGGTCCATCGTCTGCTGATTGCCGCTGTGTCGACTGGTGATCCGGAAACTTCTCATTGGCGTGGGAGATTTAGGATCATCCATGGGAGAGAACTGATTTGTGAGCCTCACGATAGATCTGTTCTTGGGTATTGATAGCGGTTCCATCGTCGTTCTTCTCGAAGTTTGCGATATTGATGCCTTCTCAATCAGTGATGCGACCTTTTGCAACTGGATAAATAGTCCACTTTGAGGATACTCTGTTTGAAAATACTTCTTTCCCATGAATGACCCATCGTTCTTACCAATGTTGGCAAGCAAGTCCACACCAGCAAACATTCCAGCTTTCGTGTCCACTGGTCCTACGTATTTCAGTTGTCCACGCCCCAAATTGGGGATCTGTATGAAACAGCCTATCTTCCTTTGGTATCTATCCATGGTATTTCAAATGCATACACAGCCAATCAAAGCTCAGCGCCTCTTATCTTGTCCTTTGATGCCTGCCTTGTTCGATCGGTTTTGGTGTTTTAATCAATTGcccttttgaaaaatcttaTTGTCCGCAACTTATTTGAAGATGCCCAACCTACAGAAGAAAGGAGAAAGTTCATTAAAAGGACATACATAGAGCCATATAAAGGTATAGAAAAGATCAGAAATGGACACCAATAAGTTAATCTCAGAGGCTGAGTCTCATTTTTCTCAAGGAAACCATGCAGAAGCTGTTGCGAAGTTGACATCTGCGGCTCAGTCGAACCCCAATGACGAACAAATGTCAACTATTGAATCAttgattcaaaaaattgctGGATACGTCATGGATAACCGTAGTGGTGGTGCTGATGCCTCGCAGGATCGTGCTGCTAGTGGTGGTTCATCTTTTATGAACACTTTAATGGCAGACTCTAAAGGTTCTTCCCAAACGCAACTAGGTAAACTAGCTTTGTTAGCCACCGTGATGACACACTCTTCAAATAAAGGTTCCTCTAACAGAGGGTTCGACGTGGGTACCGTCATGTCAATGCTAAGTGGTTCTGGCGGTGGGAGCCAGAGTATGGGTGCTTCCGGCCTGGCTGCCTTGGCTTCTCAATTCTTCAAGTCAAGTAACAATTCTCAAGGTCAAGGTCAAGGTCAAAGTCAAGGCCAAGGTTCCTTTACTGGTTTGGCGTCTTTGGCTTCGTCTTTCATGAAttccaacaacaataacCAACAAGGTCAAAATCAAAGCTCCGGTGGTTCCTCCTTTGGAGCGTTGGCCTCCATGGCAAGTTCTTTTATGCATTCCAATAATAATCAGAACTCCAACAATAGTCAGCAAGGCTATAATCAATCCTACCAGAATAACAATCAAGGCTACAATAATCAACAGTACCAAGGTGGCAACGGTGGTtaccaacaacaacaacaacaacaacaacaggGACAGTCTGGTGGTGCCTTTTCCTCATTGGCCTCCATGGCTCAATCTTACTTAGGTGGTGGACAAACTCAATCCAACCAACAGCAACACAATCAGCAAGGTCAAAACCACCAACAGCAATACGAGCAACAAAGTCAAAACTATCAGTATCAACAACAAGgtcagcaacagcaacaagGCCACTCCGGTTCATTCTCAGCTTTGGCTTCCATGGCAAGTTCCTACCTAGGCAATAACTCCAATTCAAACTCGAGCTATGGGGGTCAGCAACAAGTTAACGAGTATGGCAGAACACAACATAATGGTCAACAGCAATCTAATGAGTACGGAAGACCACAATACGGCGGAAACCAGAACTCTAGTGGAAACGAatccttcaatttttctggTAACTTCTCTCAACAGAACAATAACGGCCACCAGAACCGTTACTGAGTTAATGGTTCGGTTCgcttttttattattttgttttacgtatttttttgtctaCATATAactttactttttttattgatggGGCTCCAAGATAACTATGTTGTCAGTGATGCCCCAACCTTTCTTTAGCTTCTATAACTTGCTATGTGGACCCTTTTGAAGCTGTGCCATCTTTGCAGGATGCCCTTTTTGACGTATTTAATGGTACAATTTTCGCGCTGTCTCATTTTGGTGCGATGATGAAACAAACATGAAACGTCAGTAATTTGAAACAGATAGGATATCTCAAGCAAAAGTTTTATTTAAATATCAATGTAAGAATGGCTTTGTAAAGTCTGTGCTGCcttttaaaatatttggatacggaatttctttaactttttctttaaagaacAGAGTATTAGTCACCAAGCGCTTGTtctgaaattcaaaatggTAGCAGCAATAATGCAGACGACAACAACTCTCCTGACGACAGTGGTCGGAATGTCCACTACTTTAGCATCGAGTTCCATATCTTCGCAAGGTAGTCTCTCTATGAGtgcaacaacagcaacgACAATAGCAACATCAACACATTCTACACCGTCAAATCTATTATTTTCTAATGTTGCATCTCAGCCGAAATCCTCTTCAGCAAGCACAATTGGGCTGTCAATCGGGCTGCCCATCGGAATATTCTGTTTTGGGTTACTTATACTTTTGTGTTATTTTTACCTCAGAAGAAATTCGGTGTCCATTTCAAATCCACCTATGTCAGCTACGACTCCAAACGAGAGAGAGTATCGTCGTCGCACTGGTTGGTTCTCGCGAATATTTCGGCAGAATAAACAAGAGTATCAGAATTCATATTCTAATCGTGATATTGAGAAGTATAACGACACCCAGTGGACCTCTGGGGATAATATGTCTGCAAAAATACAGTACAAAATTTCCAAACCCATAATACCGCAACATATACTGACACCCAAGAAAACAGTCAAGAATCCATATTCCTGGTCCAATAAAAACATTTCATTAGACCCCAAAGTGAATGAAATGGAGGAAGAGAAATTTGTGGACGCCTTCTTGTATACAAAACCACCGAATATTGTGCATATTGAATCCAACATGCCCTCATATAATGATTTACCTTCTCAAAAAACGGCTTCCTCAAACAAAGCTGCGTTGAAAACAGGTGAGAAATGGAACTATGAGTCTCCACTATCTAGATGGTTCTTGAGGGGCTCTACGTACTTTAAGGATTATGCCTTATCAAAAACGTCCTTAAAGACTTCCACAGCGGCTCCACAACTGaagcaaatgaaaatgctCTCCCGGATAAGCAAGGGTTATTTCAATGAGCCAGGTGTATTGCCAGATGAGCGATCGCCCATCTTGGAGTACAATAGCACTCCCCTGGATGCAAATGACAGTGTGAATGACTTGGGTAATATCACACCAGATTCACAAATCACATCTTATCGCGACAATAACATTGATCTAATCATGGCAAGACCGAATTCAGTGATATACGGTACTACTTCAAAACAAACTTTGGAAACCAATTTCAGCGATCGTCATATTCGCAATAATAGCATTGAGAAGCACAAATTGATAATACCCACAGCATCAAAaccaccaaaaaaaagaaaaaaaagaagacaaagTAAAATGTACCAGCATTTACAGCATTTGTCACGTTCCAAACCATTACCACTTACTCCAAACTCCAAGTCTAATGGAGAGGCCAGTGTCCAATTAGGGAAGACGTACACAGTTATCCAAGATTATCAACCTAGATTGACTGACGAAATAAGCATCTCATTGggtgaaaaagttaaaattCTAGCTACTCATACCGATGGATGGTGTCTGGTGGAGAAGTGTGATGCACGCAATGTCGGTGTTCACGTCAGTGTTGACGATAAAAGATACCTCAACGAAGATAGAGGAATTGTGCCTGGTGACTGTCTCCAAGAATACGATTGAtgaaattaagaaaaagaaagaagaaaaaaatatttatattgaCATTCGCATTTATTCTATATTTATAATTCTGTAATAATATACTGCTTTTTaattgaatatttcaacATCGTTCTTAATGTAGGTCTTTTCACCTGGGGGAGCAGCTGGGGTACCGAAGACTAGTTGGGCTTGTACGGTCCAAGATTCAGGGATCTTGCTTGGTAGAGCGGCTTTTATGTAACCATTGTAGTGCTGTAAATGACCACCCAAGCCCATAGCTTCCAAAGCAACCCATGAATTGATTTGAGCAGCACCAGAGGTATGGTCCGCGAAACTTGGGAATGCAGCTGCGTAAGCTGGGAAGTCAGCCTTTAGCTTTTCAGTAACCTTGTCGTCGGTGAAGAAGATTACGGAACCAAAAGCCTCATCTCTAGCTGAAGCAGGTCTCTTTTGACCGGCGGGACTTTCTATAGCTTTAGTCACTGTATCCCAAACTTGTTTGTGAGTTTCACCAGTCAAGATAATAGCGCGATTTGGCTGGGAATTGAAGGCGGTGGGTGTTTCCTTAATGATGGTTTGTACGACGGATTGGATGTCTTTGATAGTAATTTCGCCAGGTAACTCCGGTTTTAAGGCGTAAATGGTACGACGGGCAGTTaaagttttcaaataaGTTGCAACAGCAGACATGATATTGggttgtttcttttttatgtttGTAGATATGAGATACTCTGgtctaaaagaaaatcagaaatttttcattcaattCGTCCTATATCGTGTCTTTATATACTGCAGTTCGGATAAGGTGCAAATGCCAAGACCCTAGTTCGAAAAGCTCGAGGAGCCCCAGgatctttttctttacgtAATTTTCACGTAAAACGCCACAGTCcggattttttttggataattATTAATAACAGCGGTGCGATGCACTGAACGACAATGTAATAAGGCAGAGGTTCATTACTAAGCTAGGACGTTCTTGCATTTGCAGTGATGCTCGTTATTGGtaaaaggaagaggaaaaggCTCTGGTGAATAATGGTAGCCTGCAGTGTCTCCAAGCTTGCGCCTGCTAAACTTCTTGTTATGTAAATGATGCAGGCATCCTGTTTGTAACGCGATTATAAATTGATGCTAGTAAGTCAGAATCCCATGCATTACTTCTTTATGTTGAAGAGAGGGTGTTTACTGccgaaatttttttttttgttttagaattgtatttatatttatttagtATTTCTTAAGTTTGCTGGTATTATGTAAAGGTGTCACTTTAGTTCAAAAGCGTGGTCGAAAAAAACAGTGATGAATTTGTGATAAAAATGTGCTGAAGGACCAGCACATCGATAAAATGCCATCACTTCGCTAGATAGGTTGGCAGTTTTTTCATATGTAAGTTACTATTCAGTGATAGATGTTGATTATGTTATTGATAAAGGTCTTTTCTTCTGGCAAAgcagttggaacaccaaAGACCAATTGAGATTCCACGGTCCATTCAGTCGGAACTTCTTGTGGCAAAGCAGATTTGACGTAGTCATTATAGTGTTGCAAATTAGCCCCCAATCCTAATAATTCAAGAGCAGTCCAAGACTGGATTTGCACAGCACCAGTCGTATGAGCGGCACATGTTGGGAAGGCGGCTGCCAAAGCTGGAAGATCCCTTTGTAGTTTTTCAGttgatttttcatcagtgaagaaaatgactGAACCGTAAGCTTCATCTCTGCAAGCCTCTGGTCTCTTTTTCGCAGCAGCATTTGGCATGCCACTCACAACGGCGTCCCAGACCCTTTTGTGTGTGTCACCAACGATGATAACAGCACGATTCACTTGCGAGTTGAAAGCTGTTGGAGTATTCTTGAGGATAACGTGTACAGTTCTCTTTACATCATCCAAACCAACACCTTGTGGTAATTCGGACTTCAAATTGTAGATGGTGCGACGGTTTGTAATAGCGTTTAAGTAGTTATTGGTTGGGgacatttttttacctcGAAGGTTTAgtgtttttgatttttgatGGTGTATTCAAGCATTAAAAAGCCAAAAACGTCCGTCCTTTATACCTCTATTTTCAATCACAACATGGTGTGTAGATAAGCACAAGGCCAATGATGGCCCTCCCAGGTATTACAGTGTGTCATATCTGCAAAACACATAgtgtgttttttttcttcatcatttatTGTCGCAGTAAGGAAACACGCAGTGCAAAGCTgacaaattgaaaaattattcgGAAGAGCGTTGACATATATTGATTAATAATCCAGTTGCACTCGCACACATCACttcaaagataaaaatatcGCAGAACAAGTTGATTAAACCGAATGCTTTAGTCACCCCAATATTCATTAcaatttaaaaataaagttaaTTTTAACGTAGATTCTAAAAACGCAAGAAGATCGTTCCTGGTGTCACAACGAAAACGGTTGCACCCCTACTAGGGCAAAATTGCTTATGGAAATGAAATCGAACCCCTCGTGTCACATTGAAGAGCAAAAGGAAGCCATTCTTCACTCACTTTATACACTTCCCCTTACAGGTCCATTTTTATCATATAATCTCTGTGtaggattttttttttccctcaaaaaagaactacatttaaatgaaaatcGTCTATCATTACACATATGCTATTACTACAAAACAAAAGtacaaaaatgaataaatataaaagtaaaaatgCTTTTTTAACACCAGAAGGCAGCCACCCTTCTCCAGTAAGGACCGTTCCTCAAACGTTCCCTATattcttcgtcttcttgCTTGAttaattcttcatcaaagatTTGTCTGTGAGAGTCCAGATCGATCTTATCGGCCCTGATAAATAGTTTCCAATCCTTGTGCCAGACCTTGTAACCGACGTATAGTGCAATCAAGATTGGCATGGCCAAGTAGTTTTCGAAAAAGGCTTGAGCATCCAGCTTACCTTCACCAATAGGGGCGATGGCGACCCAGAATTGGGCGATCAGaatcaaaatcatcatGATGCAAGCATAGGCAGATCCCCAAACACCAGTTTGAGATTTGAAACCCAATTCCCCCAGAGACCTCCCTTGAACCTTCATGGCTCTTCTAAATCTAAGATGGGATAAACAAATTGCAGTCCATGTGAACAGTTGAGATAGACCAGAAATGGCCAATAGCCAAGTGAAAACTTGTTCTTCCTTGGGAGATGCTGCACAGAAGGCAATGACGGCAAACAACGCGGAAATACCCATGGCAATCAATGGTCTACCGGCTCTGTCAATGTAAGAGAAAACCTTGGGAGCATAACCTTGCTCGGATAAAGTTAAAAATAGACGAGCACTGGAGTAGAAGGAGGAGTTAGCCATGGACAAAACTGACAGTAGGATAACAGCGTTAATGAAGTGTGGGACGACACGGACACCGTGGGATGCGACGGCAATGACATATGGTGAGGCCTTAGTACCGCCACCGCCGGAGCCTAATAATTGATCTGAGTTGTATGGCACCAAGAAACCCAGTAGGATAATGGTAGCCAAGAACAGGAACAAGATTCTGTAGATCATTTGCTTGGCCGCACCTGGAATGGCCTTTCTTGGATTAGACTGTTCTGCAGTGGTGATGGCAATAAACTCTGAACCACCAAAGGCAAAGGCAGCGGTCACTAATGTTGCAACAACACCCTTAAATCTGTCAATAGCATGTTTACCGTTGAAAGCACCAGGATCGTGCCAGTACTTACCACCAATAAAACCATCATTACCAGCACCGCCAACATCGATGATAATACCAAGAATGAAGAACCCGgtcatcatcaaaattttgcaacagttgaagaagaattcaGCTTCGGCGTAACCACGAGCaccaaaaatattgatagTAATAACCAGAACatagaaaataatgacGAACACATCCGGATTCACGGATGTCGTCCAGTATTTGATAGTCATGGATGCAGTCACCAATTCTAGAGGACAAACACACAGCCATTGCAAACAGTAAACCCAAGCGACCGCGAACCCGAATCCATCATCCACAAGGAAACTAGGGTACGCATTGTAGCCACCAGTCAAATTACTATACACTAGGGCCATTTCACCACATGCCTGGATAATACAGTACAAGATAGAACCCATGATACCGTAACCAATAAGTAGCCCAGCTGGACCTGCATGAACTAACGCAGTACCGTTACCGACCAGCAACCCAGTACCAATACCCGTACCCAACGCAATCATCAGAACATGTCTGGGCTGAATGGTTTTCTTCAGCGAGTCTGACTTATGGCCCGTATTAGGGACTATGTTGTCCGAacttccatttttttctagttCTTGAGCCTGTCTGGAAGAAGGAGAGATAGCCGATGTAAGATCGTTCATTTGCGTTGCTTCTGCTTCATCCTGTGGACCTTGATCTGCTCTTTTAAAGGAGTCGAAAAACCTACGTACGGCGGAAGTGTTATGCTGTTCGTAACCTAAATGAGGTTGTGAGGATGGACGATCATTGGAGTCCGTTTCgaaatattcaatttcattatcTTGCTCCGTGGCATGTATTTCAGTGGAGctatttttcaagtcttTCAGTTCGTATGGAGACTTCGACGACGACATTGTGCGAAGCTTTCTTGTCAAATTTAGCGTGCTTGTCTGCAAAGATTACATAACAGACTTCCTCCCATTATTGTGAGCTGACGATCAAAAGACAAAGCacttatatatgtatgtaaAACACAAGAGAATACtgcgaagaaaaaaataaaaagaaactgatTAGGATATGAGTCTTGTTAGCGGACGAGGGGAAGATAGCGCAAGACACACGTATACCCGACCTATCCTATGCATCTTAGCCGTCTTATCAGGATTGATTTGCGCACCAGTGAAAGAGATAACCACTGCCAAGCTGGAGGAAATAGGCAGAAGGcactaaaaaaagagcataagaaaggaagaagaaaagagagcCTCCCAGCGCCATCTTAAGAAGGATGCTACTAGCAAGGAGCAGTAAACGACTGGGCGTGGGGGAGTCAAGAGTCGGCCGGATGCTAGAGGCTGCTTATCTATGGGTCGATGAGGCCGTTATTTAGTGCGATGGCACCACTGGGAGTACCATCAACGGCAAAGTTGCAGGTTTTTGCAGCAGATCAGTGCCGCTTAGACGGCGCCATCAAGCGGCACTGAAGAACGGCgcgccttttttttccttctatTATGCCggttgagaaaaaaaaagaaaccaaaaaaaaatgccgTGGGAGGCACGgatgcaatttttttcaagggTCCGTTTTCAGCCGCCGAATGATTAAGGGGTTAGCCGCCGAGCAAAGCCGCCGAGGTATAAAAGAGAGAATACATACCTTCATAAGAAGACAACTTTTAAGATATATCAGGTGCAACTATTAATGTTCTTTTAGACAAGCAAGTTCGTCTGCAAACTGGAAAGGCAGATGGCttcgaaaatgaaaaaaaatacattgTATGAGTATTGTTAAGTTCTTGACGTATTATTTTCCGCTACTGTTGCTAACAGGGTTGTTTTTATGAACAGATAACTGTaacatatttttcttacatttttttggttatGTTTGCCATTGTGATTTAAGGAAAAGAAGCCATTTCGGCAATGACAATGTATGCTAATATGCTTTCCTGTTAGGGAAAGCATCTCTTTCCGTCTTTTCGCGTAATGTGGAAAAAAACGCGTAATGCAGACTAAGTGAAAGGGCTCTCttgaaaaacagaaaatgGAAACTAAAGAGAGGAAGTAAGATTGGATTGTAATAGTAGAGACGGTTATATCATAAACGTGTATAGGCTTGGTAATTGTGCTGACGTAAATCCCTAGAATTACTGCAGTATGACTGTAGCGAATACCGAGACTTATCCTGCTGGTAAACCATCGAGTACTATAGGCCCATGGAAGCTTGGCGAAACGCTGGGCTTTGGTAGCACCGGTAAGGTCCAACTTGCGCAACACGAGCGCACAGGCCAAAGAACCGCTGTCAAAGTAATTTCCAAGTCCATCTTCAAGAATAAGGGGCACCACGGTAACGATGATTCAGTGTTACCTTACAACATCGAGCGTGAAATCGTTATTATGAAGCTGTTAAGTCACCCAAACGTTCTGAGTCTTTATGACGTTTGGGAAACCAACAACAACCTGTACCTTATCCTGGAATACGCGGAAAAGGGAGAACTGTTTAACTTGCTTGTGGACCACGGCCCCTTGCCCGAGCGTGAAGCCATCAAATGCTTTAAACAGATTATTATAGGCGTTTCATACTGCCATGCACTAGGAATAGTACATCGAGATTTGAAGCCGGAAAACCTTTTGCTCGACAGTttctataatattaaaattgCGGATTTTGGCATGGCAGCTTTGCAGACAGACGCAGATCTGCTGGAAACTTCTTGTGGGTCTCCTCATTATGCCGCTCCTGAAATCGTATCGGGGCTGCCCTATGAAGGATTTGCCAGCGATGTCTGGTCCTGCGGTGTAATTCTCTTTGCACTGTTAACAGGCAGACTACcctttgatgaagaaaacggTAACGTTAGAGATTTGT comes from Saccharomyces paradoxus chromosome III, complete sequence and encodes:
- the BIK1 gene encoding Bik1p (Microtubule-associated protein~similar to YCL029C), which produces MDRYQRKIGCFIQIPNLGRGQLKYVGPVDTKAGMFAGVDLLANIGKNDGSFMGKKYFQTEYPQSGLFIQLQKVASLIEKASISQTSRRTTMEPLSIPKNRSIVRLTNQFSPMDDPKSPTPMRSFRITSRHSGNQQTMDQEASDHHHQQEFAYDNREDRMEVDSILSSERKANHNTSNDWKPDNGHMNDYNSSEVTIELREAQLTIEKLQRKQLHYKRLLDDQRMVLEEVQPTFDRYEATIQEREKEIDHLKQQLELERRQQAKQKQFFDSENEQLLAVVSQLHEEIKENEERNLSHSQLTGSNEDVELLKKQVEQLRNIEDQFELHKTKWAKEREQLKMHNDSLSKEYQNLSKELFSTKPQDSSSEEVASLTKKLEEAKERIKQLEQAQAQPAVESLPIFDPPAPVDSTAGRQQWCEHCDAMGHITAECPHHNPDNQQFF
- the RNQ1 gene encoding prion domain-containing protein RNQ1 ([PIN(+)] prion~similar to YCL028W) encodes the protein MDTNKLISEAESHFSQGNHAEAVAKLTSAAQSNPNDEQMSTIESLIQKIAGYVMDNRSGGADASQDRAASGGSSFMNTLMADSKGSSQTQLGKLALLATVMTHSSNKGSSNRGFDVGTVMSMLSGSGGGSQSMGASGLAALASQFFKSSNNSQGQGQGQSQGQGSFTGLASLASSFMNSNNNNQQGQNQSSGGSSFGALASMASSFMHSNNNQNSNNSQQGYNQSYQNNNQGYNNQQYQGGNGGYQQQQQQQQQGQSGGAFSSLASMAQSYLGGGQTQSNQQQHNQQGQNHQQQYEQQSQNYQYQQQGQQQQQGHSGSFSALASMASSYLGNNSNSNSSYGGQQQVNEYGRTQHNGQQQSNEYGRPQYGGNQNSSGNESFNFSGNFSQQNNNGHQNRY
- the FUS1 gene encoding Fus1p (Membrane protein localized to the shmoo tip~similar to YCL027W), which produces MVAAIMQTTTTLLTTVVGMSTTLASSSISSQGSLSMSATTATTIATSTHSTPSNLLFSNVASQPKSSSASTIGLSIGLPIGIFCFGLLILLCYFYLRRNSVSISNPPMSATTPNEREYRRRTGWFSRIFRQNKQEYQNSYSNRDIEKYNDTQWTSGDNMSAKIQYKISKPIIPQHILTPKKTVKNPYSWSNKNISLDPKVNEMEEEKFVDAFLYTKPPNIVHIESNMPSYNDLPSQKTASSNKAALKTGEKWNYESPLSRWFLRGSTYFKDYALSKTSLKTSTAAPQLKQMKMLSRISKGYFNEPGVLPDERSPILEYNSTPLDANDSVNDLGNITPDSQITSYRDNNIDLIMARPNSVIYGTTSKQTLETNFSDRHIRNNSIEKHKLIIPTASKPPKKRKKRRQSKMYQHLQHLSRSKPLPLTPNSKSNGEASVQLGKTYTVIQDYQPRLTDEISISLGEKVKILATHTDGWCLVEKCDARNVGVHVSVDDKRYLNEDRGIVPGDCLQEYD
- the HBN1 gene encoding putative nitroreductase (similar to YCL026C), which codes for MSAVATYLKTLTARRTIYALKPELPGEITIKDIQSVVQTIIKETPTAFNSQPNRAIILTGETHKQVWDTVTKAIESPAGQKRPASARDEAFGSVIFFTDDKVTEKLKADFPAYAAAFPSFADHTSGAAQINSWVALEAMGLGGHLQHYNGYIKAALPSKIPESWTVQAQLVFGTPAAPPGEKTYIKNDVEIFN
- the FRM2 gene encoding type II nitroreductase (similar to YCL026C); the encoded protein is MSPTNNYLNAITNRRTIYNLKSELPQGVGLDDVKRTVHVILKNTPTAFNSQVNRAVIIVGDTHKRVWDAVVSGMPNAAAKKRPEACRDEAYGSVIFFTDEKSTEKLQRDLPALAAAFPTCAAHTTGAVQIQSWTALELLGLGANLQHYNDYVKSALPQEVPTEWTVESQLVFGVPTALPEEKTFINNIINIYH
- the AGP1 gene encoding amino acid transporter AGP1 (Low-affinity amino acid permease with broad substrate range~similar to YCL025C) produces the protein MSSSKSPYELKDLKNSSTEIHATEQDNEIEYFETDSNDRPSSQPHLGYEQHNTSAVRRFFDSFKRADQGPQDEAEATQMNDLTSAISPSSRQAQELEKNGSSDNIVPNTGHKSDSLKKTIQPRHVLMIALGTGIGTGLLVGNGTALVHAGPAGLLIGYGIMGSILYCIIQACGEMALVYSNLTGGYNAYPSFLVDDGFGFAVAWVYCLQWLCVCPLELVTASMTIKYWTTSVNPDVFVIIFYVLVITINIFGARGYAEAEFFFNCCKILMMTGFFILGIIIDVGGAGNDGFIGGKYWHDPGAFNGKHAIDRFKGVVATLVTAAFAFGGSEFIAITTAEQSNPRKAIPGAAKQMIYRILFLFLATIILLGFLVPYNSDQLLGSGGGGTKASPYVIAVASHGVRVVPHFINAVILLSVLSMANSSFYSSARLFLTLSEQGYAPKVFSYIDRAGRPLIAMGISALFAVIAFCAASPKEEQVFTWLLAISGLSQLFTWTAICLSHLRFRRAMKVQGRSLGELGFKSQTGVWGSAYACIMMILILIAQFWVAIAPIGEGKLDAQAFFENYLAMPILIALYVGYKVWHKDWKLFIRADKIDLDSHRQIFDEELIKQEDEEYRERLRNGPYWRRVAAFWC